The genomic stretch AGAAGCCGTAGGTAGTGTTGCGGTCAGGGCCAAGGTTGATGGGGGGGGAGTATTTCGCTTGAATATATCCTGTAATTTTGTTTAGTTCGGTCTCATCAAGTGCTCTATTGAATATGAGTATTTCTGCAAGTTTCCCGTTAAAATAATTTGCAGATGTACCTGCAGAACTTCTTCCAATTGTTATATTACTTAGCTCTGAGTATGAAACTTCTTTTAAGAAGTTTCCGTGAAATAAATTATTAATATAAATTTCTCCATTTGGGTTATTATTATTAAACTTAACAAGCCAAGGTCGGCTCATATCATAGTTTGTAGCAAAAGAGCTTATGGTACCATTGCCTTTGAAAAATTGAAATGCTGCAGAAGTGGTTGAAATCTGAGTGCCCCACCAAGAAGGTATTACTGAAGAAATAATTGCTCCTGCTGTTGTTCCCCTTCTTTCACCCAAAGCAATATAAGTAAAGTTTTCAGGGTTGAGTTCCTGGACTGCATCAATGATCAGGTATTGATTAGGTGTGAAATCCAGTGCTGGTTTATTCAAGAATGTAGTTATGCCAGGACGTTGTGATGCAATCATTTGCAACGCATGATTGTTTTCTCCACTTAAGTCAGTCCACTGCGTTACCTTATTATCAATGGAATCAAAAACATCTCCCCGAAGCCATAGACTTAAACCATCAATAAAGACAGGGTTTAAGGATATAAATTTAATAATTTCAGATCTAGTACTATCCATGCATAAGTTAAATGCAGCTACCCTCCAATAATATTTACCATGTCCTATTTCGAGAGAATAATTGGTATCCTCAAGACCATCTACTTCTATTATGATATCTTCAAATGATTCATCCAATGCCACCTGCAAGCTATAATAAGATGCGAAACTGGATTCATTCCATGAAAAATGTATAAAGCCATGCTCAATTATCTGGTTATTTTTAGGGTGTATTAAAGAAAAGTTTGTTGGAGGTTGAAAATTCGAGTACACATATACAAAGTTACTAGTGGTATCTGTGCACCCGTTAGAAGATTCAACTATAAGAGTTATTTCAAAAGATCCTGGTTTTTCAAAGGTTATAAAAGGATTCTGTTCAGTTGAAAAAATGTTTTCGTTATAAACCCACATCCAAGAGATAATTTCACCATCCGAATGAGGCAAACTTTGATCGATTAACTGAACTGGTATATTTATACATGTAGTATCCTTAGAAAAAATTGCCTGAGGTGAAAAAAGCACTTCAACAGGCTTTACAATACTTGCCTGGCAGGTAGAGTTTGCAATAACTGTTAGTGTCACATCAAAAATACCAGGTTCGTTAAATGTAAAATTAGGATTAGGTTCATTAGAAATAAACCCATTTTCAAATTCCCACAACCAGCTATTTAATTCATCGTCCTCTGCGGGCTCTGAAAGGTCAGTAAAAATAGTTTCTGTGCCAAGACAACTTGTTGTTGCACCAAAATCAACAGACGGTGCTGTTCCAATTATTTCTACAAAAATGCTATCTTCAGCTATACAACCATTTTCATTAATGACTGTAAGTGTGTAATTTCCAGTTTGCGTGATAACGATTTCAGGTGTTATTTCATTGGTATTCCACAAGTATGAAATAATTTCGGAATCTGGATCAGTTTCTACCAGACCTATTGAATTTCCTGAGCAAAGTTCAATGTCAGGGCCAAGACTTATATTTGAAGCAAAATCATCTAAAGCGAGGAAAATTGTATCTGAATAATTATAATAACCAAGGGTATCAGTCACCTTTACCCAATAATTACCTGGCTGTTCAACTTCAATTAAGCTGGTTCCTGCTCCATTTGACCATTCAAATGAATAGAGTTCGGGATTCGGAAGTTTGGTGGTTAGAAACACTGTACTATCCTTACAAATGATACTATTCGTTGCAGTTAAATTTACGTTTGGAAAGAATACTCTTATTGTATCACTTGTATTTAACCCAAAACTATCATTTGCTGTTAACCAAATCAATGAAGTCTCATTGGCTATAATTGAATTATTTATTGACCCATTAGACCATAAATAATTAGTAAAACCTTCAGGAGCAATTATACTTATCGGTTCAAAGCCATAATCTACTTTTACATCTTCACCAAGGTCGAGCTGCTTCGAATACTTTTGCCTTAAGTAGGTATTAATCAAATGAGTTTCTTGATCATTAACTGCTTTATTATATATTAATATTTCTGCAATCTTTCCCTTATAGTAACCTATGAATTGATAATTGGCGTATCCTATATGATAATTGTTGTTAGTAAATGGAGAAATAGCATTTGAAGCAGTTGTCGAAAAAACTTCATGTGTATTAATATACCCTTGTAACTGCGTGTTAATTGTTTTTTTTGTTTGAAAAATTTTTTTTGAGAAACCACTGTTAAAAAGATCTCCCGATGATGATTGAAAATTTCGATTTATTACATTAAATTTTTGATTTCCAACATTTCTTGTGATCCAATATCCATCTGGGAAAGGACTAATAAGAAAAAAAGGAAGCTGTAGGCTTCCACTTACAGTACCACCATCGGCTACAATAAATGTTGTAAAAGAAGATTGATGAATGTTATTTAGTTCTGTTCCTGTGAAAAAATGAGAAGTTCCGTCAAAATCAATCGCAGGTTTATTATTAAATGCATTTTCAATAAATATGGGCTGATTTAGTGTTTCTGCTTGTTCTGCGTGATTCCCATTACCACTCATATCAATCCATTGATATACTGAATTGTCGTTCTTTAGGATTTCTCCTCCAGCATCAAGCCAAAGAATATTTTCTGAAATGTCAGAAGGATTAAAAATTGTAAAGGAATAAGCAGGTGACCATTCATAACAATCTCCATTATCACAACTTCTTAGACGCCAAAAGTATTGACCCGATTCGGAAAAATCAAATTCGATTTCCGTTTCATCTGAAATTAGCTCATCTGCAACAAGTGGGATAAATTCAATATTTTCTGAAATTTGAAAATGATAACTTAAGTTCCCTTCAGTTTGATTCCAGGTAAATATTAAGGTACCTGAGCTAAATACTGAGTTGTTTTTTGGATTTATCTGATACGGAATATTAACAAACGCACAGATTGTAAATGAGTAAATTACGAAAAAAAATGTAATAAGTTGTTTCATTGCAATTCGGCTAACCACATCTCTTATTTTCTTTGTCATTCAAACAAGATCCCTAAATTTCCAAATAGTAAAAATTATCGGATTATTATTTTCACATATTTAAGTTATTTGATCAGCAATCAAAATTACTTCTTTTGTATGGCATTAACTACGCAATAACACCGAAATAAACACTATTTTTGGGGAAAAAATTGAAGAAGCATTTCAGTGACATAATTACCCGGATTAAAGATGTAAAAAAGGAGGGTTCCTTTATTCAGAATATCACCTACACAATTTCGGGAAATGCTTATGGTATATTACTTCAATTGATTTTCTCACCGATATTGGCCAGAATATACTCTCCTGAGGCTTATGGGGTTTTTGGATTATATATGGCTGTTGTGGCAAATATTAGCATGTTTTCACTATTGATGTTGCCAAATGCTTTTGTAATCCCTAAAAAAGAACGAGAGTTTTCGAGATTGCTTCAATTGACATTGTTTCTAACTATTTTTTCTTCATTAGTCGTTTCAACTGCTTTTGTTTTTTTTGGTCAAAATATAGCAAAGTTGTTTGATCATGATGGGGTGCAATGGTGGTATTATTTGGTTGGACCAACAGTTTTTTTGTTGGGAATAATACAGATTAACAGCAATTGGATTGTACGCTTGAAATTATTTAAAAAAACGGTAAAGGTTGGTTTTGTTACAGGTTTAGTGGGACGAATATTTAATTTATTATACGGAATTTTAAGCAAAGGGTCATCAATCGGATTGGTCATTGGCGAATTAACAGGAAAGCTTTTCGGATTATTTTTACAAATTAGAGTAATAATTGGCGCGAATTATAATTTATTATTTAAATCATGGTCTTATAAAAAAATGATTTGGGCACTAAAGGAGTTTAGAAGCTACCCCTTATTTTTATTACCAGGAAACTATATTAATCTTTTGGCAGGACAACTTCCTATTTTTTTGTTTGCATCTTCATTTGGTTTTGAAATGGTTGGTTTTTATACTTTTTCACTTGCAATGCTTGATATGCCTTTAAGGCTTTTCGGAAATGCAATTTCACCTGTTTTCACACAAAAGGCAGCTGAAACACAAAATACAAATCCCGAAAGAGTTGGATCTATCACAAAAGATGCATTTTTAAAATTGTTGCTTGCAGGTCTCATTCCTTTTGGATTGTTATCAGCATTTGGTGATTACATTTTTGTTTTTGTTTTTGGTAATAACTGGCAAATGGCAGGTACAATTTGCAGACTTTTAAGTGTTTTTTACCTCTTTCGACTTGCTGTATCACCAATTTCATCTGTCCTCGCAATTATAAGAAAAGAAAAATATGGACTAATAAACAGTGGATTGATATTTCTATTAAGAGTTATATCTCTTTACATTGGAATTTTTATCATTAATGATGTTTTAATTACAATTGCATTGTTTAGTCTGGCAGGGATAATTGCAATTTTTGTATTGATTTTTATTATATTCTCATTTTTAAAGCAAAATCCATATTCTATTATAGTAAAGGTATTTATTTGGGGTTCGGGATCGGTAATTTTTTTTAATAGCTTAAGATGGGTGCTGAATAACTTGATATTTTCCTAAAATATGAAAAACGTCAGTGAGTTTTATGATGGTTATGCTTCGCGTCAATTAGAAGCAAACGTTACACGAAGGCATAACCATATTATGAAAGGATTGGTTAGATTTGGACTAAAAAATGATCAAAAAGTACTTGAGATTGGATGCGGTATTGGAACATTAA from Chitinophagaceae bacterium encodes the following:
- a CDS encoding PKD domain-containing protein; this encodes MTKKIRDVVSRIAMKQLITFFFVIYSFTICAFVNIPYQINPKNNSVFSSGTLIFTWNQTEGNLSYHFQISENIEFIPLVADELISDETEIEFDFSESGQYFWRLRSCDNGDCYEWSPAYSFTIFNPSDISENILWLDAGGEILKNDNSVYQWIDMSGNGNHAEQAETLNQPIFIENAFNNKPAIDFDGTSHFFTGTELNNIHQSSFTTFIVADGGTVSGSLQLPFFLISPFPDGYWITRNVGNQKFNVINRNFQSSSGDLFNSGFSKKIFQTKKTINTQLQGYINTHEVFSTTASNAISPFTNNNYHIGYANYQFIGYYKGKIAEILIYNKAVNDQETHLINTYLRQKYSKQLDLGEDVKVDYGFEPISIIAPEGFTNYLWSNGSINNSIIANETSLIWLTANDSFGLNTSDTIRVFFPNVNLTATNSIICKDSTVFLTTKLPNPELYSFEWSNGAGTSLIEVEQPGNYWVKVTDTLGYYNYSDTIFLALDDFASNISLGPDIELCSGNSIGLVETDPDSEIISYLWNTNEITPEIVITQTGNYTLTVINENGCIAEDSIFVEIIGTAPSVDFGATTSCLGTETIFTDLSEPAEDDELNSWLWEFENGFISNEPNPNFTFNEPGIFDVTLTVIANSTCQASIVKPVEVLFSPQAIFSKDTTCINIPVQLIDQSLPHSDGEIISWMWVYNENIFSTEQNPFITFEKPGSFEITLIVESSNGCTDTTSNFVYVYSNFQPPTNFSLIHPKNNQIIEHGFIHFSWNESSFASYYSLQVALDESFEDIIIEVDGLEDTNYSLEIGHGKYYWRVAAFNLCMDSTRSEIIKFISLNPVFIDGLSLWLRGDVFDSIDNKVTQWTDLSGENNHALQMIASQRPGITTFLNKPALDFTPNQYLIIDAVQELNPENFTYIALGERRGTTAGAIISSVIPSWWGTQISTTSAAFQFFKGNGTISSFATNYDMSRPWLVKFNNNNPNGEIYINNLFHGNFLKEVSYSELSNITIGRSSAGTSANYFNGKLAEILIFNRALDETELNKITGYIQAKYSPPINLGPDRNTTYGF